Below is a genomic region from Pseudomonas extremaustralis.
TTCCTGGCCACCCTGGCGCTGCTGGAAAACTCGCCCAAGGCCTGCCTGCTCTGGCTGGGTCTGGCACTGGTGGTCGATGGCGTAGACGGCTCACTGGCGCGACGGGTCAATGTCAGCACGGTACTGCCCAGCTTCGATGGCTCGGTACTGGACCTGGTGATCGACTACCTCACCTACGTATTCATTCCCGCGTTGTTTATCTACCGCTACATCGACCTACCGGACTTCACCCACCTGTTCGCGGTGTCGGTGATCCTGGTGTCATCGCTGTTCTGCTTCTGCAACGTGAACATGAAGAGCAAGGACAACTACTTCGTCGGCTTCCCCGCCGCCTGGAACGTGGTGGCCTTGTGCGTATACATCATCCAGCCCGACGCCTGGATCACCTTGCTGACCGTCATCGGCCTGGCGCTACTGACCGTGACGCCGATGAAGTTCCTGCACCCGTTCCGGGTCAAGCGGTTCATGCCGATCAATATCGCGGTGACGACCCTTTGGTTACTGTGCAGCTTTCTGATGGTGGTGGATTACCCCAACACTAACCCGTGGACGTTCGGCCTGTGGTCGCTGATGTCGGCATACTTCCTCGGCATCTGCGTCTGGCGCACGGCGCTGGAATGGCTGGGAACCCACAAATAGCCAAGCGGACAGAGTCAAAACCATAATGTGGGAGCAGGCCCCTCCCACATTTGGCTCTGTGTACATCGGCAGGTAAGATGGCGGACTCTCGCATAGCGCCCTGCCAACCATAAGCCCTCCCAATGCCCTTTGAACTCAGCGTCGACCTGACCACCCTCGCCATTCTCGCCGTCGTGGCCTTTATCGCCGGATTCATCGACGCCATCGCCGGCGGTGGTGGCCTGCTGACCACCCCGGCGCTGCTCACCGCCGGAATGCCTCCGCACCTGGTGCTGGGCACCAACAAGCTCAGTTCCACCTTCGGTTCGGCCACCGCGAGTTTCACTTTCTATCGCCGCAAGCTGTTCCACCCACGCCAGTGGATGCACGCCATCGTCGGCACGCTGGTCGGCGCCCTCAGCGGTGCCGTGGTCGCCCACTACCTGCCCGCCGAAACCCTGAACAAGATGTTGCCGGTGATCGTCTTCGGTTGTGGCGTGTATCTGTTATTCGGCGGCACACCCAAGGCACCGTTGGATGCCGACGCACCGATCAAGAAGAAATGGCAGGCCACCCAAGGCTTCGGCCTGGGCTTCTACGACGGCGTGGCCGGCCCTGGCACCGGCGCGTTCTGGACCGTCAGCACGATGCTGCTGCACCCCATCGACCTGGTCAAAGCCAGCGGCGTGGCGCGCAGCATGAACTTCGTCAGCAACGCGGCGGCGCTGTCAGTGTTTATCTTCAACGGTTCGGTGGATTGGATCGTCGGCCTGGCCATGGGGATTTCGGTGATGGGCGGCGCGTTCTTTGGCGCGCGCAGCGCGATCAGCGGCGGCGCCAAGTTCATTCGCCCGGTGTTTATCACCGTGGTGCTCGGCCTGACGGTGCGCCTAGCCTGGCAGCACTGGTTCAGCGTGGCCTAAGCGACGGGCCACGTAGAGGTCGATCAGGTAACGCGCAATCGAGCGTGATGCCGGCAACGGTGGCAGGTCGTGGATGTTGAACCACTGGGCGTCCTCGATTTCGTCGGCCTGGGGCACGATATCGCCGCCGGCGTATTCGGCGTGGAAGCCCAACATCATCGAGTGGGGAAACGGCCAGCACTGGCTGCCCACGTACTGGATGTTCTTCACGTCCACCTGCACTTCTTCATGCACTTCGCGGATCAGGCAGTCTTCGGCCGACTCCCCCGGCTCGGCGAACCCCGCCAGGGTGCTGTAGACACCTGTCACAAAACGTGGCGAACGTGCCAGCAGGATCTCGTCGCCGCGGGTCACCAGCACGATCATGCTCGGCGAAATCCGTGGGTAGCTGCGCAGGTCGCAGGCCTGGCAATACATCGCCCGCTCCCTTGGCACCTGGACCATGGCCAGGCCGCAACTGCCACAAAACCGATGCTCCCGCGCCCAAGTGCCGATCTGCGCGGCATAGCCCAGGACTTTGTACAGCCGGTGATCGCCTTGCAGCATGAAGCCACGCAGGCCCTGCCAGGCGCAGCCGGGCACTTCACCGACCGCATCGAGCTCCAGCAAGTACACCGGCTCGCCGTCGAGGTGGCCGATGCCGTGTTCGGCGAACACTGAAAGGTCCTGGCGCTTGAGCCATTCCCGGGGGAACAGCGGGCCATTGGCATCATGTAAAAAGCCGTCACGGCTGCGGGCAACGGCCCAGCCGCCGGGGGTATCGTTGTCCAGCAGTGTGGTGGTAATCCAGCCTGGGGTCATGTCGGTCAATCCACGAATTCGGGTTTCTGCTTGCTCATGTGGGCCGCGATGGCCACGCGCAGGTCGTTGGATTGCAACATAGCGGAGTTCCAGGTGGCAACGTATTCCAGACCGTCATTGACCGTATGGTCACGCATGTAGCTGATCATGGCCTTGGTGCCGGTCACGGCAATCGGCGATTTGGCGGCGATTTCGTGGGCGATTTCCAGCACGCCGGCCAACAGGCTGTCCTGATCGGGATACACGCGATTGACCAGGCCGATGCTGCGCGCCTCCTCAGCGCCGAACTGGCGGCCGGTGTAGGCCAGTTCACGCAGCATGCCGTCACCGATGATGCGGGGCAGGCGTTGCAGGGTGCCGACATCGGCGGCCATGCCGATGTCGATTTCCTTGATCGAGAACTGCGCGCCTTCAGCGGCGTAACGCATGTCGCAGGCGCTGATCAGGTCGATGGCGCCGCCGATGCAATAGCCCTGGATCGCCGCCAGTACCGGCTTGCGGCAGGCGTCCACGGCGTTGAACGAGGCTTGCAGTTCCAGGATCTTGCGCCGCAGCAGGCGCGCGTTGCGGCCCACGTCCTTGCCGAACTCATTGGCCACCGAGGCCAACATCATCAAGTCGATGCCGGAGGAAAAATGCTTGCCGGCGCCGCTGAGTACCACGGCGCGCACGGCGTCGGTGTCTTCGATCCATTGGAAGATGTCGATGATCTCGGTCCAGAACGCCGCGTTCATCGCGTTGATCTTTTCCGGGCGGTTGATCTGCACATGGGCAACGTTGCCGGTGAGTTCGACGACGAAAGCTTGATATTCGGACATGGCAGTGATCCCTGACTGGCGAGTGATAAGGGCAGAACTATAACAAGGGTGCACAACGGCGCGTCGGCCAAAAGCGGGACTGGTCACGGTTATGAAAGGGTATGGCGGCGCGGTTGATGCTGCCGATACATTTCATCCAAGCGTGCCGATTTATCGGCTATACATCAGAACCCTCGACTGGAGCCGCCTATGCCCACCACGTTTCGCTCATCCCTGACTCTCGCCCTGGTGGTCGTCTTCACCGGTATTGGCGCAGGCGTGGGCGGGATGCTCCTGGCGTTGTTGCTGCATGGCATCCAGCATTTGGCTTACGGCTACAGCCTGGACAGCCTGGTCGGCCACGAAACCTTTCTGCGGGGCGTGACGGCGGCGTCGCCCGAACGGCGTTTATCCGTGTTGATGGTGTGCGGGTTGGTCGCCGGATGCGGCTGGTGGGCGGTGTATCGCTATGGCCGCCCGTTGGTGGGCATCAAACAGGCGGTGTCTCCTGAAATGCCGATCATGCCGCCCAAAACCACCCTCATCCATGCGCTGCTGCAAATCATCACCGTGGCCCTGGGCTCACCGCTCGGACGCGAAGTGGCGCCCCGTGAAGTCGGCGCGCTGGCCGGCAGTTGGTTGTCGCAGCGTGCGCGATTGACGCCGCAGATGCATCGGCTGATGGTCGCCTGCAGTGCCGGCGCGGGCCTGGCCGCGGTGTACAACGTGCCACTGGGCGGCGCGGTGTTTGTGCTGGAAGTGCTGGTGGGCGCGTTCAGTTGGCCGGCGGCGGTGATTGCGTTGGCCACCTCGGCGATCGGCGCGGCCGTGGCCTGGATCGGGCTGGGGGCCGAGTCGCAATACGTCGTGCCACACTTTGTGCTGAGCCCGGCACTGATAATCTGGGCCGGGGTCTGCGGGCCGTTGTTCGGCGTGGCCGCATACGGCTTCACCCGCCTGACCGGCACGGCGCGGGCGCACGCCGCACGCGGTTGGCGCCTGCCGGTACTGGCACTGATCAACTTCACCCTCATCGGCGGCCTAGCCATGTGGCTGCCGCAGATCCTCGGCAATGGCAAAGGCCCGGCGCAACTGGGCTTTGACAACGAGCTGACGATCGGCCTGGCCGCGCTGTTGCTGCTGGTCAAGGTGCTGATCACTACCAGCAGCCTGCGCGCCGGCGCCGAGGGGGGCCTGCTGACACCCGGCCTGGCCAACGGCGCGCTGTTAGCGATCATCCTTGGCGGCGCCTGGAGCCTGGTGTGGCCCGGGGTGCCGCTGGGGGCCTTTGCGATCATCGGCGCGGCGGCCTTTCTCGCCGCCAGCATGAGCATGCCGCTGACCGCGATTGTGCTGGTGGCGGAATTTACCCGTATCGAGCATGACTTCCTGGTGCCAATCATCCTCGCCGTCGTCGGTTCAATATGCGTGAGCAAGCTGTGCCAGCGCTGGGAAAACGCTGGATAAAACCCCGCGCACACGCCATCCTTCGCGCTTTAAGCCGCCCCGTCCGCGGCGCTCGACGTTTGAAGGATATGCCCATGCACGCCCAACCCCTCGCCCCCGCCGATTTCGAATATATCGAAGAGACCCTGCTCAAGTACGGCGACGACCATTCGGTGCTGAACCTGGCCGAGCTCGACGGCTACTTCACCGCCCTGGTGTCCAGCCCGGCTCGGGTGGATATCGCGCAGTGGTTCCCGGCGATCTGGGGCGGGCAGAACCCGGCGTGGGAAAGTGCTGAAGAGGCCAAGCAGTTCCTGGATCTGTGCGTGCGCCACCTCAACACCCTGGCAAGCCAACTGGCGACCGACGCCCAGGGTTTCAAGGCACGCTTCGATGAAACCGAACATCAGGGCCAGAACGTGACCCTCGCCGAAGAATGGTGCTTTGGCTATATCCGCGGTGCAGCAATCGGCGATTGGCCGCCACTGCCGGCGGCGCAGGCCGCGTTGCTGGAGAAAATCTCCTGGTGCGCCGAGCAGGACAACTTCGAGCTGCCGGCCGACCTGGATGTGCCGGCGCATCAGCAGCGCGCGGGCGAAATCGAGCCGGCGGCGCGGGCCCTGCATGATTACTGGCTGGCCTTGCGCTAAGCCTCGACAAGCACCGCCGCTTTGGCCGATTATTCGGGTCCGCCCCGTCGGCCACTCCGCACCACCTTGCCTTGAATCAGGAGCCTTGTACCTTGAGTTCGCAGAAAACCGTGACCGTTACACCGCCCAATTTCCCCCTCAATGGCAAGGTCGCGCCCCCCGGCTCCAAATCCATTACCAACCGTGCCCTGCTGCTGGCCGCCCTGGCCCAGGGCACCAGCCGCCTGAGCGGCGCCCTGAAGAGCGATGACACCCGCCACATGTCGGTGGCCCTGCGCCAGATGGGCGTGACCATCGACGAGCCGGACGACACCACCTTCGTGGTCACCGGCCACGGCAAGCTGCAGTTGCCGACCCAACCGCTGTTCCTC
It encodes:
- the pcsA gene encoding phosphatidylcholine synthase, with protein sequence MISTLHVARIKAWGAHGFTATGVVLAFLATLALLENSPKACLLWLGLALVVDGVDGSLARRVNVSTVLPSFDGSVLDLVIDYLTYVFIPALFIYRYIDLPDFTHLFAVSVILVSSLFCFCNVNMKSKDNYFVGFPAAWNVVALCVYIIQPDAWITLLTVIGLALLTVTPMKFLHPFRVKRFMPINIAVTTLWLLCSFLMVVDYPNTNPWTFGLWSLMSAYFLGICVWRTALEWLGTHK
- a CDS encoding TSUP family transporter encodes the protein MPFELSVDLTTLAILAVVAFIAGFIDAIAGGGGLLTTPALLTAGMPPHLVLGTNKLSSTFGSATASFTFYRRKLFHPRQWMHAIVGTLVGALSGAVVAHYLPAETLNKMLPVIVFGCGVYLLFGGTPKAPLDADAPIKKKWQATQGFGLGFYDGVAGPGTGAFWTVSTMLLHPIDLVKASGVARSMNFVSNAAALSVFIFNGSVDWIVGLAMGISVMGGAFFGARSAISGGAKFIRPVFITVVLGLTVRLAWQHWFSVA
- the nudC gene encoding NAD(+) diphosphatase, which encodes MTPGWITTTLLDNDTPGGWAVARSRDGFLHDANGPLFPREWLKRQDLSVFAEHGIGHLDGEPVYLLELDAVGEVPGCAWQGLRGFMLQGDHRLYKVLGYAAQIGTWAREHRFCGSCGLAMVQVPRERAMYCQACDLRSYPRISPSMIVLVTRGDEILLARSPRFVTGVYSTLAGFAEPGESAEDCLIREVHEEVQVDVKNIQYVGSQCWPFPHSMMLGFHAEYAGGDIVPQADEIEDAQWFNIHDLPPLPASRSIARYLIDLYVARRLGHAEPVLPG
- a CDS encoding crotonase/enoyl-CoA hydratase family protein codes for the protein MSEYQAFVVELTGNVAHVQINRPEKINAMNAAFWTEIIDIFQWIEDTDAVRAVVLSGAGKHFSSGIDLMMLASVANEFGKDVGRNARLLRRKILELQASFNAVDACRKPVLAAIQGYCIGGAIDLISACDMRYAAEGAQFSIKEIDIGMAADVGTLQRLPRIIGDGMLRELAYTGRQFGAEEARSIGLVNRVYPDQDSLLAGVLEIAHEIAAKSPIAVTGTKAMISYMRDHTVNDGLEYVATWNSAMLQSNDLRVAIAAHMSKQKPEFVD
- a CDS encoding chloride channel protein, with product MPTTFRSSLTLALVVVFTGIGAGVGGMLLALLLHGIQHLAYGYSLDSLVGHETFLRGVTAASPERRLSVLMVCGLVAGCGWWAVYRYGRPLVGIKQAVSPEMPIMPPKTTLIHALLQIITVALGSPLGREVAPREVGALAGSWLSQRARLTPQMHRLMVACSAGAGLAAVYNVPLGGAVFVLEVLVGAFSWPAAVIALATSAIGAAVAWIGLGAESQYVVPHFVLSPALIIWAGVCGPLFGVAAYGFTRLTGTARAHAARGWRLPVLALINFTLIGGLAMWLPQILGNGKGPAQLGFDNELTIGLAALLLLVKVLITTSSLRAGAEGGLLTPGLANGALLAIILGGAWSLVWPGVPLGAFAIIGAAAFLAASMSMPLTAIVLVAEFTRIEHDFLVPIILAVVGSICVSKLCQRWENAG
- a CDS encoding UPF0149 family protein is translated as MHAQPLAPADFEYIEETLLKYGDDHSVLNLAELDGYFTALVSSPARVDIAQWFPAIWGGQNPAWESAEEAKQFLDLCVRHLNTLASQLATDAQGFKARFDETEHQGQNVTLAEEWCFGYIRGAAIGDWPPLPAAQAALLEKISWCAEQDNFELPADLDVPAHQQRAGEIEPAARALHDYWLALR